The genomic DNA CGTACTTAGAGCTCAAGAATGACAAAAAGTCGAAAATATTGTCTAAACGACGCCTCCAacgtatgtttttttttttttttttaacaaaagaaaagaatgctatAAATACTAAAATCCAAGTGCTTCGATGCTACCAGGTCAgcctgagtgcgctcgagcgtactcgggAATTTTTCAAGGCTTCTATGGCGCAGCGCATGGGCGCTGCTTGCATGGGTAAATGCaggagtgcgctcgagcgtggtactgtgtgctcgatcccacTTCTAGAATTTCACTTTTTTCGTACTTCCTTACAattttcaccttaaagccgcaatTTTCTCTTAATAATGTACAAAACGCTAAAACACCCAAACTAACAGAAACATCAGAAAACAGCAAAACTAAAGgcttaacaaatgtaaattaaggggcccaaatatgcaatatttggcactcatcaaataacAAGCTGGCCTTTTGGGTTAGTCATAGGTTGAATTgggaacttttctttttctctctcacccaaatGATTTGCTATCTTACCAATTTGACTTTTCAGGTTagcaattgcttgagtgttaaccatggtggcattcttaACCTCATGTATAGATTGGCGAGTGAGCTGCATGAATGCCTTATGTGTGTCTTCCAAAGAAGACTTTAATGAAGAAGTTGGCACTTAATTGGTAGATTGGAATGGAGGAGGCTAGGCTTGATGAGATGTGCGGAATTGATTATAGGCCTATGGCATGAATCTAAGAGGGTATTGATTCTGAGCATGAATGGAAGCTCCCCCTTGATTCAGCGGTTGGTTTTGCCTCAAAGAGAAGTTggggtgattccgccacccAGGATTGTATGTCTCGGCAAAAGGTCCACTTGATACTTTCCTATAGTCATTGAAAGCATTGACTTGCTCCATCGGACACTCAGCAAAGGTTGGCAGAGATGGGCAGTTTTGTGCCAAGTTGATGcaacgtgacttagtgggctgccaTGAATAACAACAACAAGGAACatgataaatacttctagaccTTGAGACTATCtaagatctaagaaatcttcttaaaacaaTAGATGCTATCTaaggtttaaggaaaaacacaaaagaaactcaattctgagtattctcattcatcaaaactgattcataaacaacaactgcgtttctggaggctataagcaagTATTTAtagaccctaaaaaccctaaacctaataaaacacgaAATAAACTTCAAACCTAAAATATGACGAAGCTACGGCGCTCGTTCGGACGGGACTTAGAGCCGTCCGGATGGCCACCAACATAAACTCTAAAAACAGCAAAATAACTTAGGCGTCCAGACTTGCGGTAGACATGACTTCAGATGAGGACTCTCAAGTTGGGCTTCGTTTGGATGGGCTGTAGACGGGATTGCAGACGAGgcattccaatctacatcacaAGTGCATAGGGCTAGCACAAAGGGCGCATCCTTCAATTGGGTGGGCATTCGCCAAGTTAACAGTTTGGCTCATAAAGAGAGCTTCAACCTTACGTGTGAGGACCTCGAGTTTCCACCTTAAATCAGCCTCATCTttcacctcatagatgcctccaTTCTTGGGAGCACGAGGAGTATCTCGGCGACTTGAAAAATCCCACTACTATGAACTGTCAGACAGTTTGTCCAAAGATGCATAGGCTGCATCGCCTATGAGACTTAAGAAACTTCCACTGTTCATTGACTCAAACATGTTACAGTTCGGTAAAGTCAAACTGTTGTAGAAAAATTGAATGAGCCGCCAAGTCTCAAATCCGTGGGGTGGACATTTCAAAACCAATTCTTTAATCCTCTCCTAGCTCTCATAAAatttctcctcctcttcttgaATGAAACTGCTAATCTTCCGACGGTATTAATTGACTTTAGACATCGGGAAAAACTTATTCAAAAATTTGCTCACCAGGGTTTCCCATGAAGTGATGGATCCGGGCATGTTGGAATTTAACCAAGCTTTCGCCCTATTGTATAGGGAGAAAGGAAACAGCCGAAGACACACCGATTCttcagaaaaaaatttgaagccGAAAGGTCGAACAAATGTCTAGGAATGTCTTTACAAGACTGTAAGGATTCTCATTCTCTAGACCATGGAATGaaggtaggagttggatgacatgaagTTTCAGATCAAAGTGCGTAGCATTGGTTGCAGGCAACACTATGCACGAAGGAGGGTTTTTCGTGATGGATGGGAAGAACTCCCTAAGAGTTCTAGCTTCTTCCGCATTCTCGGGTACCGTCTCACATCGATCTCCCATCTCTACAATTTCTAACTGAGCCGGTGTTCTCAAATTCCTTCTAGAAGTTCTTTCTATCTCGAGATCTAAGGGTATTAGCTCTAGGTTCAAGGATCTACAACCAAGCATGCACTAACATAAATTATGAAATTGAACTAAACTACCAAACACCAAATAATCACAAAGATAAGagagaaaacacataaaataaatgcaaaccagaaaactaaaaactcacaaaaaggaccaaaaaaaaaaatttggcaaaGTTTTTCAGCTACTACGAGCTATTGATGCTATCTACGGAGATGCACTCAAGCGCAGGTGAGgagggatcgagcgcaagcgCGCTGATCAGTCAATGGTGCTGTTACGGCGTTGGTGCACTTAAGCGAAATaacttgcgctcgagcgtaagTCTGTTATGCGCTTGAGCGCAAATTGGAAGGGATCTAGCGTAGGGGCGGATTCTTCTTGCTGCCTTGTGCttgagtgcactcgagcgtcttaaaacaacacaaacaacccaaaattttcttcttcttcttttttttttttttttttttaaaattttttttttttatcaataaatgtacaaaaacaaatcaaatcaaattaaattgcaaaagtaacaaaaaaatcctaGCTAAAACTAGTacaaagataaaattaatctaaacagaaattattttaaaaaatcaaatcaattccccggcaacggcgccaaaaacttgttatgtaaaattttaaaactcgcaagtgtacaaatCTTTTGTAGTAAAAGGAttgtaagtgcgaggtcgatcccacagggaattgtgtttttcgaaacaatttttatctaaactaattaaaatcttAACCTAGTCACAAAAATTGAGTGTTTTATGAATTaacaataaacaaacataaacttaaacaaaatgaaattaatcaatgGACGagcactaaggttttggaattagCACTCACAAAATCATAGCAACAaattccatgttcatcaatattatccaaaGTTTTCAACgacacattttatgtatgttctatttttgcTTAAAAGATGAATTAAATCATCCAAAGTATCCATtttttgtacaaatcacaaacgATACccgatttaaattaaatcatccaatgtatctgtGCTTTGCACAAATCATAAGGGATATCCAACTTCAACCGAATAATCCAATGTATCTGTTGAACAAATGACAATGAATATctaatatttaaacaaataaatcaaggaatcaattaaaagtgatcaacaattaattgaatataaaagGAACAATGAGAACTACAATTCATATCATtggaaaaaatatcaatttacatgaaaattatCTGTTGCTAATCAtttgtgaggcttcatcctcaaccttagttgagggtttagcctctcatgaaattggaagaaaatacaataaatgGGGATCCATAGAAGTTTAGAAGCTTACAaagagaaaattcaaattgaaagccaCCAAAGAACTAGAAACCCTAGCCTTTTTGCTCCTATTCTCTCAAAAGTCATCCAACAGGAGCCTCCCTTTTCTCCCAAAAATCGTATTATTTTTATAACCCTATTTGTAGGGTTCTTCTTCCAAAACGACGCTTAAGTGAATTTCTGCCAGGTCCCTGCACTCGATTGCACACTAGGTGCGttcgagtgcactcgagcactTTCCTCTTTTAGCCAGGTGTGCGCACTCTGATGGCTTGTACTTCAGTGCAATTGCACTCGATCTCATGACGGGTGCACACGAGTGCACTTGTGCATGAGTTCTTCATAAGAGGCGCAGTTGCGCTCGTGCGCTACTGTGCCTACGCTCAAGTGCATTTTTGGGCTCGTGGGCATATGCGATTGAGCGCCAGTTTGGTGCGCTCGATGCTTCTCCTTggtggctttcttccaaactttgcattttttatatcaaatccacaattttcccttagcaacctgcaaaaccctaaaataacaaaactaacaaaaaacatcAGATCATAGTAAAgataaaggattaacaaatgcaaattaagagactcaaatatgtaatattagGCACTCATCAACGCTTAACTGCAAAGTTCTGATGGGTTCATGACCATTACAACTTTAAAAAtgtgttgttgtcattaagggtgtgagtatacatataagcacatctctatgttcatacccaggcgatgtgggacgctACAATCACCCCATTTTATGACCTAGTATCCCTGCTAGCAACCCTCATGAGATTAGCACAATCTTGGCGTCCCAGTGAGTGCCCGCTATCGACCCTCTTAGGCTTTGTGCACGCTCCTCCCATCTCAGCCTGGGTAAtgattttgataccatttgtaacaccccacccaatcacacacaatattgtccgcttttgacTCCCTCGAATCAGACTTCCATGAAATCACCAATCTTGGTACTACTCTTGCATAAGcatgcttaactgcggagttctaaTGGGTTCATCACCAAATTAGCTTTAAAAATGCGTTGTTATCATTAAGGGTGCGAGTATACATATAAACACATTTCTATCTCTATACCCAGGTGATGTGGGAGGCCACAAGGGCTATCTACTGGAgatatgaaagagagagagagagagagataaagagagagtACGTGCGCTGAGGGTGAGGGTGAGAGATGAGCTTAGGGTGAGGGAGAGTGAGCTGATTGAGGGAGAGGGTTTCGAGACTCCTCTCTTCTTAGAGTAGTCgttttactattaaaatgacCCTAGTTAGGTCTTTTGGTTAAAACAACCAAATTTTTGTGCGTCCCTAACACttgtgttttttgtagtgtttgcattgttgattttttatttcccACTACAATATGATGAAGGCCGTGTGAGAGATTCGAGGGGTTTGGGTCAAATCTCTAATTTAAGAAAGTGAAGGTGAAGAAGGCCAATAATTAAGAGGCATGACTAGTGATAGGAGAGAGAATAtgattttgggttaaatactctaaACCCCCCTtgggtttttcaactttatttttttctctctggggttttatttttatcataggaggtccctgtggttttgataatagactaagttagtcctccgttagttgacttaacggaatttcacgtaaaccaatcacatgttgacacgtggcacttacttaatttttaaaaaaaaaaattaaaaaaaaaatgtattttctaaaaataaaaaaaaaaaagaaaaaagaaaaaagattggaggtggccgagccacccccttggccatttgggagccaccccctttggccatgggggtggcctggccacccccatctggccgggaTGGCGAGCCACCCCACAGCGGGTACCTCAGGGGGGTGGCCAGGAGCCACCTCGGGGAGGGGCTGCGAGGGGAGATGGCCGAGAAACCATCCCACCGAGAAACCACCCCATTGAACCTTGAGGTGGCCCGAAACTCCCACCAACCACCATTGGCCACCCCGTTGGAGTGCTTGCGAGGTGGTTTTGTTTCCTGCGGTGGGAATTTGGCCAAACCACTGCCGGGACCTTTTGAGGGTGTGGGAACCCGTGGCCAAGGGGGGTGGTGACATACCAAATGGCGAGGGGTGTTTCCGTGcaacacttttctttttttttttttttttaaaaaaatttaaaaaaaaaaaaaaagttttaagtaggtgccacgtgtcaacatgtgattggtccacgtgaaatttcgttaagtcaactaacggttaaCTGACGAAGGattaacttggtctattatcaaaactacaggaatctcctgtgataaaaatgaaaccccagtgaaaaaaaaataaagttggaaaacCCCAAGAAGGTTTAGAGTATTTACCCCTatgattttttatgaatataataaaatattgggtAACTACAGTGTTACTAAATTTAGTACACTGTTGCTACCTAATActttaaaaaacttatatataccTTGCATAGTTGCATGtgaatttttagaaaattttcctatttaaataaagtagtaGGTATGTGATATTAAGTGCTAACGAGCTTATGCTCAATAGTTCTAAAAAaatcttaccaaaaaaaaaaaaaatagttctaaaaaaaaaaaaaacatttaatgaATTACCTTAAAATAGTTTAATACCAACTAAAGAACCTGGCACTACCAGTTCGGAGAAGGTACGGAAACCTAAACCTCCACTGTTAACAAAATCATGTACTGTGTACTGCTCAAGAATGACAGCAGGCGACGTGGCGCCCAGTGGACCAGTGGTGACTGACACCAGGATAGCACAGCTGATAAAATTAGTGTGGCCGACAACGCGACAACCTGATTTTGTGGACAGCAACTCTCCATGGTCTTCATCCGTCCACGTGGACGGCTCGATCCCCATCCAGGGCCGTACAATCTTCCCCTGTCCAACCATGTCTAGTCAACATCTCTACAAATCCTCAAACTTCCCAAATAACACCTATAGTTTCAGTAACACTCCAAATTATCAATAGGCCTAAGTAGGTAATTTCACATCACTATTGTGGACCGTTGTCATTTTGGTTAATGTACAGGGCTCTTTCCgtaatttggaagaaaaaaaaaaaaacgaaaatagaATTGGAAGATCTGCAGGGATATTTGTCAGAGAGTTTGGAAGCTCTTTCTCtgctctcgctctctctctctctctctctcacataaaACAGCGAGTCCTGAGAAGAGAACTTTCTCAGTCATAGTCagcattttccctgaaaatatcccagaaaatttaatatgaaactTCCGAGCTAGCATGTGATTCGAACACCGAAAAGATACTACTCTGAGTATTCTTTCGTGTCTGGGAGAGTTAGCGAAATGCAAGACATCCATTCGATCGGAGGGGGCGGGCGGTTATTCGGAGGCGGCGCAGGCGGAGGTGGAGGCGGAGGAGGGGACCGGAGGCTTCGACCGCATCACAACCAGCACAACCAGCACCAGCAACAGGCGCTCAAGTGCCCGCGCTGCGACTCGCTCAACACCAAGTTCTGCTACTACAACAATTACAACCTCTCCCAGCCCCGACACTTCTGTAAAAGCTGCCGCCGCTACTGGACCAAAGGTGGCGTCCTCCGCAACGTCCCAGTCGGCGGCGGTTGCCGGAAGGCGAAGCGCTCCAAGACTAAGCCCTCCGACGCATCAGCGCCCCAGCAGCCGCAGCAGCAGCGAGAGCGCAAGTCCAACTCTCATTCTAGCAGCGAGAGCTCGAGTCTCACCGCCACGAACAACGCTGCCACCGAGGCGGTCTCGGCGGTCACGGAGGCGCCTTCTTTAAGCTCAGCCTCCAATTTGTTGAACGTCCAAGACTCGAAGCTCTTCCCTCCTAACCCTGGTTTCGACCCGCCCGGGTTGCTGGAACAACAAAGCTCCGACTGCGGGATATTCTCCGAGATTGGGAGCTTCACGAGCCTCATAACGGCGTCGAGCGAGGCATTGCCGTTTGGGTTTAACAATATTTCGGAGATCACGCCGTTTAGGTTGAATCAACAAGGTCATGATCAGCAGAATCAGTGGCAGCAACAGGAGCAGAAAGTGATGGGCGGTATGGTTCCAGAGGAATTGAAGATGCAGGAGATCACTGGCGGGCTGCTGGATCAGACGGTCCCGGTCGATTTATCAGCGTTGCAGAATAGATCGAGCGGTGGGGGATTCGGATCGTTTGATTGGCAAGTCAATGGGGATCAAAGCTTGTTTGATCTTCCTAACACCGTGGATCAAACATACTGGAGTCACAGTCAATGGACTGACCAAGACCACCAAAGTCTCTATCTCCCGTAAATCTCTCTCACTCccttttactattaaaaaaaaaaaaaaaaaaaaagggcagaACTCTCAAAAAAATTCGAAgagaaaaaaacgaaaaaaaagaagaacaagaatTCGAGAGAGTTATGTGAAATTATGCATATGACTGTTTTTCTACGCAAATtgtttatatcttttttttttttcttttaattgctttttgggcttttttttcttggatgatTTTGGAAGGTGTCTGGGTGTGATGTTGAACTAACTTTTATGTTaggttttcttattttaatttgtatttttttttcttaattttggaGGGGGAGGGGATTTATGTGTTCTAATGTATCTGAACTGAATTAATCAAAAATATAGAGAAGATATAGAGAGTGTTTTTGTTTGTGCTTCCTAAAATCTCATCTTATCTACTAATCTCTTCAATTAGTGGCTTAAAACACGAGTCAAACACCCGCCTCAATCCCATGGAGGAGGTGCTAACATTGATGCAGTAAAGTGTACGGACACCAAGTCCGTCGGGTAGCCCCCGGGGGGGGGGCCACAGCGGTAGTGACGAGTCCCATGCGCGATCATGACTCCACGTGGGGTTACGCTATAGGGCGGCTACTGGGAGAGGTCGGTTTGTCCTGGCACTGGTCTGATCCCCACAAATTGCTGACAATTGAGTGCTGAACAGGGTAGATATATGGCAGGGTTGATGGTGACCTGGAGCCTGGGGGGGTGTGTAATTGGAGGGGGGGCCCCATATTAGGTGGGCGTGGTGGGTGTAGAAGTGGTCTACCCTAGGAGTCACGCATTTAAGTGCGTTGGTTTCATTACATCCATGTCTGTCCGGGGGGGCCTTTGTCCATCGGCGCAGAGTTCCCATACACTCTTTTTCAACT from Corylus avellana chromosome ca6, CavTom2PMs-1.0 includes the following:
- the LOC132184123 gene encoding dof zinc finger protein DOF5.4, encoding MQDIHSIGGGGRLFGGGAGGGGGGGGDRRLRPHHNQHNQHQQQALKCPRCDSLNTKFCYYNNYNLSQPRHFCKSCRRYWTKGGVLRNVPVGGGCRKAKRSKTKPSDASAPQQPQQQRERKSNSHSSSESSSLTATNNAATEAVSAVTEAPSLSSASNLLNVQDSKLFPPNPGFDPPGLLEQQSSDCGIFSEIGSFTSLITASSEALPFGFNNISEITPFRLNQQGHDQQNQWQQQEQKVMGGMVPEELKMQEITGGLLDQTVPVDLSALQNRSSGGGFGSFDWQVNGDQSLFDLPNTVDQTYWSHSQWTDQDHQSLYLP